One Epinephelus fuscoguttatus linkage group LG10, E.fuscoguttatus.final_Chr_v1 genomic window carries:
- the usp1 gene encoding ubiquitin carboxyl-terminal hydrolase 1 isoform X3 — protein MPGLQGEHVVAALGSPVKKSKLSLKFLQKKETKRVLDFSEPQADEPKTVEQVEPEASSCDQVVPGPSPCPASPGLLLPSEKRESLVPFVGLNNLGNTCYLNSILQVLYYCPGLREGIKKLYSLSKRKDKPKEEADTSEESEVSAETLPPQIELIGSFNSLITSVEQLQSSFLLNPDSFSEGELATPPRKILHTLRQLNPMYEGYLQHDAQEVLQCILGCIQEACDTIRKEQELEMDDIKTEIKLENGVHSGSSSPVTESKSPTEEDSQVSGKRKSDTEVGNAKKKSKSVKSKKTEAEDNRPLTRSKRKSSSDIVMDSARDKDGEEAEDEGMKKLNKEEEKESDSEGKGEKACKVADGKRKKRSKLSWLRPSGKQPSIFSKFLSVGKISSVRNQIKSEQEKELTDDQSPNEKTNEERSENTAKDKKAVERQDGLDLMEHLFQGRLVLRTRCLECESFTERREDFQDISVPVLDDEPSSPDDFSEVSPDPKPELKTLKWAIGQFASVERIVGEDKYFCETCHHYTEAERSLLFDKTPEVITIHLKRFSANSLELDPYAGLSKVNTPLQTPLTLSLEEWCTRPSAAKDQHYQLFAVVMHSGVTISSGHYTAYVRMSDLKDVKLWLGDRKEKEEEEEEEEKKKESKEGVQVKEEVLDYDDGEVSFSLNARGQRGASLAGSKTGGKKLSEGGVGLLGGQRSLSSCDLGSNSSKHTDKPASSGSTEGSKRRTPVSSLGQNTEAGLTKEAKVGEDTSVTACGGAEATEQQALNSLLEYEGKWLLFDDSEVRLFEEEDFLLSCSPETYSSSTPYLLFYRRMPEPGH, from the exons ATGCCAGGTCTGCAGGGGGAACATGTCGTGGCGGCGCTGGGGAGCCCCGTCAAGAAGAGCAAACTGTCTCTGAAGTTCCTCCAGAAGAAAGAAACTAAACGGGTCCTGGATTTCTCTGAACCTCAGGCAGATGAACCCAAAACTGTTGAACAAGTGGAGCCTGAGGCAAG CAGCTGTGATCAGGTGGTCCCTGGTCCTTCTCCATGTCCAGCCTCACCTGGCCTTCTCCTGCCATCTGAGAAGAGAGAGTCCTTGGTGCCATTCGTGGGGCTCAACAACTTGGGCAACACCTGCTATTTGAACAGTATCTTGCAG GTGCTGTACTACTGCCCAGGGCTCAGAGAAGGCATAAAGAAGCTGTACAGCCTGTCTAaaagaaaggacaaaccaaagGAAGAAGCTGATACAAGCGAAGAG TCAGAAGTTTCTGCAGAGACTTTGCCACCTCAGATTGAGCTCATTGGGAGCTTCAACAGTCTGATAACAtctgtggagcagctgcagTCCAGCTTCCTGTTAAACCCTGACAGCTTCAGTGAAGGGGAACTCGCCACACCGCCTCGAAAAATACTCCACACACTCAG GCAGCTGAACCCTATGTACGAAGGCTATCTCCAGCATGACGCCCAGGAGGTGCTGCAGTGCATCCTGGGATGCATCCAAGAGGCTTGTGACACCATCAGGAAGGAGCAGGAGTTGGAGATGGATGACATCAAGACTGAGATTAAACTTGAGAACGGTGTGCATTCGGGCTCCAGCAGCCCTGTGACAGAATCCAAATCTCCCACTGAAGAGGACAGCCAAGTCAGCGGCAAGAGAAAGAGCGACACCGAAGTGGGGAATGCCAAAAAGAAGTCGAAATCTGTCAAGAGTAAGAAAACCGAAGCTGAAGATAATAGACCCCTCACTCGCTCAAAAAGGAAGTCCTCCAGTGACATCGTGATGGACAGCGCCCGAGACAAAGatggagaggaggcagaggatgaagggatgaagaaGCTAaataaagaggaggaaaaagagagcGACAGCGAGGGGAAAGGTGAAAAGGCGTGTAAAGTGGCAGAtgggaaaagaaagaagaggtcCAAGCTGAGCTGGCTGAGGCCTTCTGGGAAACAACCGAGTATTTTTTCCAAGTTCCTCAGTGTGGGGAAGATCAGCTCTGTGAGGAACCAGATCAagtcagagcaggagaaagAGCTGACTGACGACCAGAGTCCGAACGAGAAGACCAATGAGGAGAGATCAGAAAACACGGCTAAAGACAAGAAAGCAGTGGAACGTCAAG ATGGTCTAGACCTGATGGAGCACTTGTTCCAGGGTCGACTGGTTCTGAGGACTCGCTGTCTGGAGTGCGAGAGcttcacagagaggagagaggacttCCAGGACATCAGTGTCCCAGTGCTTGATGACGAACCCAGCAGCCCAGATGACTTCTCTGAGG TCTCTCCTGATCCCAAACCAGAGCTGAAGACTCTGAAATGGGCCATCGGCCAGTTTGCCTCAGTGGAGCGCATCGTTGGCGAGGACAAATACTTCTGTGAGACGTGTCATCATTACACGGAGGCTGAGAGAAGTCTGCTGTTTGACAAAACTCCTGAAGTGATCACCATTCACCTGAAGCGTTTTTCTGCCAACAGTTTAGA GTTGGACCCATACGCAGGTCTGTCCAAAGTGAACACGCCTTTGCAGACCCCTTTGACCTTGTCTCTAGAGGAGTGGTGCACCCGGCCCTCAGCTGCAAAGGATCAACACTATCAGCTGTTTGCTGTGGTCATGCACAGCGGCGTCACCATCAGCAGCGGCCACTACACCGCCTACGTCCGCATGTCCGATCTGAAAGATGTGAAGCTCTGGCTgggagacagaaaagaaaaagaggaggaggaggaggaggaggaaaagaagaaggaaaGTAAAGAGGGAGTACAGGTGAAAGAGGAAGTGCTGGACTATGATGATGGAGAGGTGTCTTTCAGCCTGAATGCAAGGGGACAGAGAGGTGCGAGTTTGGCCGGCAGCAAAACTGGAGGAAAGAAGCTGTCAGAGGGTGGGGTCGGACTCTTGGGGGGGCAGAGGAGTCTGTCTAGCTGTGACCTGGGgagcaacagcagcaaacacacagacaaaccagCCAGCAGTGGCTCAACAGAGGGATCCAAACGGAGGACACCAGTCAGTAGCCTGGGCCAAAATACTGAAGCAGGACTTACCAAGGAGGCCAAAGTAGGAGAGGACACATCAGTGACTGCCTGTGGCGGGGCAGAGGCCACAGAGCAGCAGGCTCTGAACAGCCTCCTTGAGTATGAGGGCAAATGGCTGCTGTTTGATGACTCTGAGGTGCGTTTGTTTGAGGAGGAGGATTTCCTGCTCTCCTGCTCTCCTGAGACATACTCCTCATCCACACCTTACCTGCTGTTCTACAGAAGGATGCCCGAACCCGGACACTAA
- the usp1 gene encoding ubiquitin carboxyl-terminal hydrolase 1 isoform X1 → MPGLQGEHVVAALGSPVKKSKLSLKFLQKKETKRVLDFSEPQADEPKTVEQVEPEASSCDQVVPGPSPCPASPGLLLPSEKRESLVPFVGLNNLGNTCYLNSILQVLYYCPGLREGIKKLYSLSKRKDKPKEEADTSEEQSEVSAETLPPQIELIGSFNSLITSVEQLQSSFLLNPDSFSEGELATPPRKILHTLRQLNPMYEGYLQHDAQEVLQCILGCIQEACDTIRKEQELEMDDIKTEIKLENGVHSGSSSPVTESKSPTEEDSQVSGKRKSDTEVGNAKKKSKSVKSKKTEAEDNRPLTRSKRKSSSDIVMDSARDKDGEEAEDEGMKKLNKEEEKESDSEGKGEKACKVADGKRKKRSKLSWLRPSGKQPSIFSKFLSVGKISSVRNQIKSEQEKELTDDQSPNEKTNEERSENTAKDKKAVERQDGLDLMEHLFQGRLVLRTRCLECESFTERREDFQDISVPVLDDEPSSPDDFSEVSPDPKPELKTLKWAIGQFASVERIVGEDKYFCETCHHYTEAERSLLFDKTPEVITIHLKRFSANSLELDPYAGLSKVNTPLQTPLTLSLEEWCTRPSAAKDQHYQLFAVVMHSGVTISSGHYTAYVRMSDLKDVKLWLGDRKEKEEEEEEEEKKKESKEGVQVKEEVLDYDDGEVSFSLNARGQRGASLAGSKTGGKKLSEGGVGLLGGQRSLSSCDLGSNSSKHTDKPASSGSTEGSKRRTPVSSLGQNTEAGLTKEAKVGEDTSVTACGGAEATEQQALNSLLEYEGKWLLFDDSEVRLFEEEDFLLSCSPETYSSSTPYLLFYRRMPEPGH, encoded by the exons ATGCCAGGTCTGCAGGGGGAACATGTCGTGGCGGCGCTGGGGAGCCCCGTCAAGAAGAGCAAACTGTCTCTGAAGTTCCTCCAGAAGAAAGAAACTAAACGGGTCCTGGATTTCTCTGAACCTCAGGCAGATGAACCCAAAACTGTTGAACAAGTGGAGCCTGAGGCAAG CAGCTGTGATCAGGTGGTCCCTGGTCCTTCTCCATGTCCAGCCTCACCTGGCCTTCTCCTGCCATCTGAGAAGAGAGAGTCCTTGGTGCCATTCGTGGGGCTCAACAACTTGGGCAACACCTGCTATTTGAACAGTATCTTGCAG GTGCTGTACTACTGCCCAGGGCTCAGAGAAGGCATAAAGAAGCTGTACAGCCTGTCTAaaagaaaggacaaaccaaagGAAGAAGCTGATACAAGCGAAGAG CAGTCAGAAGTTTCTGCAGAGACTTTGCCACCTCAGATTGAGCTCATTGGGAGCTTCAACAGTCTGATAACAtctgtggagcagctgcagTCCAGCTTCCTGTTAAACCCTGACAGCTTCAGTGAAGGGGAACTCGCCACACCGCCTCGAAAAATACTCCACACACTCAG GCAGCTGAACCCTATGTACGAAGGCTATCTCCAGCATGACGCCCAGGAGGTGCTGCAGTGCATCCTGGGATGCATCCAAGAGGCTTGTGACACCATCAGGAAGGAGCAGGAGTTGGAGATGGATGACATCAAGACTGAGATTAAACTTGAGAACGGTGTGCATTCGGGCTCCAGCAGCCCTGTGACAGAATCCAAATCTCCCACTGAAGAGGACAGCCAAGTCAGCGGCAAGAGAAAGAGCGACACCGAAGTGGGGAATGCCAAAAAGAAGTCGAAATCTGTCAAGAGTAAGAAAACCGAAGCTGAAGATAATAGACCCCTCACTCGCTCAAAAAGGAAGTCCTCCAGTGACATCGTGATGGACAGCGCCCGAGACAAAGatggagaggaggcagaggatgaagggatgaagaaGCTAaataaagaggaggaaaaagagagcGACAGCGAGGGGAAAGGTGAAAAGGCGTGTAAAGTGGCAGAtgggaaaagaaagaagaggtcCAAGCTGAGCTGGCTGAGGCCTTCTGGGAAACAACCGAGTATTTTTTCCAAGTTCCTCAGTGTGGGGAAGATCAGCTCTGTGAGGAACCAGATCAagtcagagcaggagaaagAGCTGACTGACGACCAGAGTCCGAACGAGAAGACCAATGAGGAGAGATCAGAAAACACGGCTAAAGACAAGAAAGCAGTGGAACGTCAAG ATGGTCTAGACCTGATGGAGCACTTGTTCCAGGGTCGACTGGTTCTGAGGACTCGCTGTCTGGAGTGCGAGAGcttcacagagaggagagaggacttCCAGGACATCAGTGTCCCAGTGCTTGATGACGAACCCAGCAGCCCAGATGACTTCTCTGAGG TCTCTCCTGATCCCAAACCAGAGCTGAAGACTCTGAAATGGGCCATCGGCCAGTTTGCCTCAGTGGAGCGCATCGTTGGCGAGGACAAATACTTCTGTGAGACGTGTCATCATTACACGGAGGCTGAGAGAAGTCTGCTGTTTGACAAAACTCCTGAAGTGATCACCATTCACCTGAAGCGTTTTTCTGCCAACAGTTTAGA GTTGGACCCATACGCAGGTCTGTCCAAAGTGAACACGCCTTTGCAGACCCCTTTGACCTTGTCTCTAGAGGAGTGGTGCACCCGGCCCTCAGCTGCAAAGGATCAACACTATCAGCTGTTTGCTGTGGTCATGCACAGCGGCGTCACCATCAGCAGCGGCCACTACACCGCCTACGTCCGCATGTCCGATCTGAAAGATGTGAAGCTCTGGCTgggagacagaaaagaaaaagaggaggaggaggaggaggaggaaaagaagaaggaaaGTAAAGAGGGAGTACAGGTGAAAGAGGAAGTGCTGGACTATGATGATGGAGAGGTGTCTTTCAGCCTGAATGCAAGGGGACAGAGAGGTGCGAGTTTGGCCGGCAGCAAAACTGGAGGAAAGAAGCTGTCAGAGGGTGGGGTCGGACTCTTGGGGGGGCAGAGGAGTCTGTCTAGCTGTGACCTGGGgagcaacagcagcaaacacacagacaaaccagCCAGCAGTGGCTCAACAGAGGGATCCAAACGGAGGACACCAGTCAGTAGCCTGGGCCAAAATACTGAAGCAGGACTTACCAAGGAGGCCAAAGTAGGAGAGGACACATCAGTGACTGCCTGTGGCGGGGCAGAGGCCACAGAGCAGCAGGCTCTGAACAGCCTCCTTGAGTATGAGGGCAAATGGCTGCTGTTTGATGACTCTGAGGTGCGTTTGTTTGAGGAGGAGGATTTCCTGCTCTCCTGCTCTCCTGAGACATACTCCTCATCCACACCTTACCTGCTGTTCTACAGAAGGATGCCCGAACCCGGACACTAA
- the usp1 gene encoding ubiquitin carboxyl-terminal hydrolase 1 isoform X2 — MPGLQGEHVVAALGSPVKKSKLSLKFLQKKETKRVLDFSEPQADEPKTVEQVEPEASCDQVVPGPSPCPASPGLLLPSEKRESLVPFVGLNNLGNTCYLNSILQVLYYCPGLREGIKKLYSLSKRKDKPKEEADTSEEQSEVSAETLPPQIELIGSFNSLITSVEQLQSSFLLNPDSFSEGELATPPRKILHTLRQLNPMYEGYLQHDAQEVLQCILGCIQEACDTIRKEQELEMDDIKTEIKLENGVHSGSSSPVTESKSPTEEDSQVSGKRKSDTEVGNAKKKSKSVKSKKTEAEDNRPLTRSKRKSSSDIVMDSARDKDGEEAEDEGMKKLNKEEEKESDSEGKGEKACKVADGKRKKRSKLSWLRPSGKQPSIFSKFLSVGKISSVRNQIKSEQEKELTDDQSPNEKTNEERSENTAKDKKAVERQDGLDLMEHLFQGRLVLRTRCLECESFTERREDFQDISVPVLDDEPSSPDDFSEVSPDPKPELKTLKWAIGQFASVERIVGEDKYFCETCHHYTEAERSLLFDKTPEVITIHLKRFSANSLELDPYAGLSKVNTPLQTPLTLSLEEWCTRPSAAKDQHYQLFAVVMHSGVTISSGHYTAYVRMSDLKDVKLWLGDRKEKEEEEEEEEKKKESKEGVQVKEEVLDYDDGEVSFSLNARGQRGASLAGSKTGGKKLSEGGVGLLGGQRSLSSCDLGSNSSKHTDKPASSGSTEGSKRRTPVSSLGQNTEAGLTKEAKVGEDTSVTACGGAEATEQQALNSLLEYEGKWLLFDDSEVRLFEEEDFLLSCSPETYSSSTPYLLFYRRMPEPGH, encoded by the exons ATGCCAGGTCTGCAGGGGGAACATGTCGTGGCGGCGCTGGGGAGCCCCGTCAAGAAGAGCAAACTGTCTCTGAAGTTCCTCCAGAAGAAAGAAACTAAACGGGTCCTGGATTTCTCTGAACCTCAGGCAGATGAACCCAAAACTGTTGAACAAGTGGAGCCTGAGGCAAG CTGTGATCAGGTGGTCCCTGGTCCTTCTCCATGTCCAGCCTCACCTGGCCTTCTCCTGCCATCTGAGAAGAGAGAGTCCTTGGTGCCATTCGTGGGGCTCAACAACTTGGGCAACACCTGCTATTTGAACAGTATCTTGCAG GTGCTGTACTACTGCCCAGGGCTCAGAGAAGGCATAAAGAAGCTGTACAGCCTGTCTAaaagaaaggacaaaccaaagGAAGAAGCTGATACAAGCGAAGAG CAGTCAGAAGTTTCTGCAGAGACTTTGCCACCTCAGATTGAGCTCATTGGGAGCTTCAACAGTCTGATAACAtctgtggagcagctgcagTCCAGCTTCCTGTTAAACCCTGACAGCTTCAGTGAAGGGGAACTCGCCACACCGCCTCGAAAAATACTCCACACACTCAG GCAGCTGAACCCTATGTACGAAGGCTATCTCCAGCATGACGCCCAGGAGGTGCTGCAGTGCATCCTGGGATGCATCCAAGAGGCTTGTGACACCATCAGGAAGGAGCAGGAGTTGGAGATGGATGACATCAAGACTGAGATTAAACTTGAGAACGGTGTGCATTCGGGCTCCAGCAGCCCTGTGACAGAATCCAAATCTCCCACTGAAGAGGACAGCCAAGTCAGCGGCAAGAGAAAGAGCGACACCGAAGTGGGGAATGCCAAAAAGAAGTCGAAATCTGTCAAGAGTAAGAAAACCGAAGCTGAAGATAATAGACCCCTCACTCGCTCAAAAAGGAAGTCCTCCAGTGACATCGTGATGGACAGCGCCCGAGACAAAGatggagaggaggcagaggatgaagggatgaagaaGCTAaataaagaggaggaaaaagagagcGACAGCGAGGGGAAAGGTGAAAAGGCGTGTAAAGTGGCAGAtgggaaaagaaagaagaggtcCAAGCTGAGCTGGCTGAGGCCTTCTGGGAAACAACCGAGTATTTTTTCCAAGTTCCTCAGTGTGGGGAAGATCAGCTCTGTGAGGAACCAGATCAagtcagagcaggagaaagAGCTGACTGACGACCAGAGTCCGAACGAGAAGACCAATGAGGAGAGATCAGAAAACACGGCTAAAGACAAGAAAGCAGTGGAACGTCAAG ATGGTCTAGACCTGATGGAGCACTTGTTCCAGGGTCGACTGGTTCTGAGGACTCGCTGTCTGGAGTGCGAGAGcttcacagagaggagagaggacttCCAGGACATCAGTGTCCCAGTGCTTGATGACGAACCCAGCAGCCCAGATGACTTCTCTGAGG TCTCTCCTGATCCCAAACCAGAGCTGAAGACTCTGAAATGGGCCATCGGCCAGTTTGCCTCAGTGGAGCGCATCGTTGGCGAGGACAAATACTTCTGTGAGACGTGTCATCATTACACGGAGGCTGAGAGAAGTCTGCTGTTTGACAAAACTCCTGAAGTGATCACCATTCACCTGAAGCGTTTTTCTGCCAACAGTTTAGA GTTGGACCCATACGCAGGTCTGTCCAAAGTGAACACGCCTTTGCAGACCCCTTTGACCTTGTCTCTAGAGGAGTGGTGCACCCGGCCCTCAGCTGCAAAGGATCAACACTATCAGCTGTTTGCTGTGGTCATGCACAGCGGCGTCACCATCAGCAGCGGCCACTACACCGCCTACGTCCGCATGTCCGATCTGAAAGATGTGAAGCTCTGGCTgggagacagaaaagaaaaagaggaggaggaggaggaggaggaaaagaagaaggaaaGTAAAGAGGGAGTACAGGTGAAAGAGGAAGTGCTGGACTATGATGATGGAGAGGTGTCTTTCAGCCTGAATGCAAGGGGACAGAGAGGTGCGAGTTTGGCCGGCAGCAAAACTGGAGGAAAGAAGCTGTCAGAGGGTGGGGTCGGACTCTTGGGGGGGCAGAGGAGTCTGTCTAGCTGTGACCTGGGgagcaacagcagcaaacacacagacaaaccagCCAGCAGTGGCTCAACAGAGGGATCCAAACGGAGGACACCAGTCAGTAGCCTGGGCCAAAATACTGAAGCAGGACTTACCAAGGAGGCCAAAGTAGGAGAGGACACATCAGTGACTGCCTGTGGCGGGGCAGAGGCCACAGAGCAGCAGGCTCTGAACAGCCTCCTTGAGTATGAGGGCAAATGGCTGCTGTTTGATGACTCTGAGGTGCGTTTGTTTGAGGAGGAGGATTTCCTGCTCTCCTGCTCTCCTGAGACATACTCCTCATCCACACCTTACCTGCTGTTCTACAGAAGGATGCCCGAACCCGGACACTAA